The sequence TAGAAAATAACCGATTCGCCATCGTTCATTTTTTTGGTTACTGTATTAGTAATTAGTAATAAAATAACAGAGATTAAGGAAATTCCTAACCCTACAGCAGTTGCATAAGAAAAGTCGCCTTGTGTAAGTCCCATGCGGTAGACATAGGAATTAATAACTTCTGATCTTGCTGAGTTTTGGGAGTTCATTAACACTAATGTTTGATCTAAATTTGAACCTAGTAAATTGCTTACATTTAAAATTAAATTCAAGGAAATGATTGGCATCAAAAATGGTAAGGTGATTTTCTTGATTTGTGTCCATTTGTTAGCTCCATCGATTCTTGCTGCTTCATAATACGTTGGATCAATTTTGGACATGGTTGCAAGATATAAAATAGTCCCCCAACCTGCTTCTTTCCAAATATCTGATAGCACTGCAATCATCCAATATTTATTCGCCGAAAGTAAATGGTTGCTCCCTTGTTGAATCAAACCCAGACCCGAAAGCATCTGATTCATCAGACCAGTTGTA is a genomic window of Vagococcus entomophilus containing:
- a CDS encoding ABC transporter permease; this translates as MVLPGIAFMFVFTYIPIYGLVIAFKHYTITDTINGAPWVGLENFKIILGDKYFMQAVINTLGISLLKLLLGFFIPVVLAIMIYELKDGPFKKLVQTISYLPHFLSWIILGGMMISWLSTTGLMNQMLSGLGLIQQGSNHLLSANKYWMIAVLSDIWKEAGWGTILYLATMSKIDPTYYEAARIDGANKWTQIKKITLPFLMPIISLNLILNVSNLLGSNLDQTLVLMNSQNSARSEVINSYVYRMGLTQGDFSYATAVGLGISLISVILLLITNTVTKKMNDGESVIF